From Apium graveolens cultivar Ventura chromosome 9, ASM990537v1, whole genome shotgun sequence, the proteins below share one genomic window:
- the LOC141683458 gene encoding 2-oxoglutarate-dependent dioxygenase 19-like has protein sequence MSSPPTLSLAFSLSLHCSWVIFVKDMAPTVPSVEQNDISSLKTLVENGNKHTPIPSHYAYFKNPEDSDALPGDSIPVIDYSLLISEDLDQQTKCVSELRKACLDWGFFIVKNHGIPEKLYEDMFEKCEEFNSLSDDEKQEFKTTNGTVLDRIRFGSSNNLSSTQVHLWRDYLKFVVHPNFNSPHKPAGFSETLLELSTKQREVMKNLLAGVSKSLEVEESYLHNIVEMDNGMDYFLSNVYPPCPQPELAIGSPPHTDFGIMIMLASNGVNGLQIQQNGKWFNVNADRNHLMVNLGDQMEILTNGKYKSAVHRAVVNSKTVRISLVTSYGPEVNNFVVPAPKFVDDNHNPPAYRGMKYGDYFIADQTSTTKVVTTLDLVRI, from the exons ATGTCTTCACCTCCAACCTTGTCCCTAGCCTTCTCTCTTTCATTACATTGTAGTTGGGTCATTTTTGTAAAAGACATGGCACCAACAGTCCCAAGTGTAGAACAAAATGATATTTCTTCTCTAAAAACACTGGTTGAAAATGGGAATAAGCACACACCTATTCCATCTCACTATGCCTACTTCAAGAACCCTGAAGATTCTGATGCATTACCAGGTGATAGCATCCCTGTTATCGATTACTCGCTTTTGATATCAGAGGACCTTGATCAGCAAACTAAATGTGTCAGTGAACTTAGAAAAGCATGTCTGGACTGGGGTTTTTTCATT GTGAAGAACCATGGCATACCAGAGAAACTTTACGAAGATATGTTTGAAAAATGTGAAGAATTTAATTCGTTGTCTGATGATGAAAAACAAGAGTTTAAGACGACGAATGGTACTGTTTTGGACCGCATTAGGTTTGGTAGTAGCAATAATTTATCTTCGACACAAGTACACTTGTGGAGGGATTACCTTAAGTTCGTTGTGCATCCGAATTTCAACTCACCTCATAAACCAGCAGGTTTTAG TGAGACATTGCTGGAGTTGAGCACAAAACAAAGAGAGGTGATGAAGAACTTGCTAGCAGGAGTTTCAAAGAGCCTAGAAGTTGAAGAATCTTACTTGCATAATATAGTTGAAATGGACAACGGGATGGATTACTTTCTGAGTAACGTGTACCCACCATGTCCCCAGCCTGAACTTGCTATAGGTTCACCTCCTCATACGGACTTCGGAATCATGATTATGCTTGCTTCCAATGGAGTTAATGGCCTTCAGATACAACAAAATGGGAAGTGGTTTAATGTTAATGCTGATCGGAACCACTTGATGGTTAACCTAGGAGATCAAATGGAG ATTTTGACAAACGGAAAATACAAGAGTGCTGTACACAGGGCCGTTGTGAACAGTAAGACTGTAAGGATATCTTTGGTAACTTCTTATGGACCAGAGGTGAATAATTTCGTTGTACCAGCACCTAAGTTTGTGGACGATAATCACAATCCACCAGCGTATAGGGGAATGAAATATGGTGATTACTTCATTGCTGACCAAACTAGCACTACCAAGGTAGTAACAACTTTGGATTTGGTTAGGATCTGA
- the LOC141685031 gene encoding uncharacterized protein LOC141685031, with translation MTTSRSATEETPFRLAYGVDAVLPVEVSLTSPRIEVFDPSLTIEGLRFHNDLLEETREESRLRMIAQQEKTAKYFNKKVKNKRFEVGDLVLRDSAASQPTISGNLKPTWEGPYQVSKVVSAGTYELSHLDGQPIKNAWNDIHLKKFYQ, from the coding sequence ATGACAACTTCACGAAGTGCAACGGAGGAAACACCTTTCCGCCTCGCATATGGCGTCGATGCTGTTCTGCCAGTTGAGGTTAGCCTGACCTCCCCAAGGATCGAGGTTTTCGATCCCTCCCTCACTATCGAAGGCTTACGCTTTCACAATGACTTGCTTGAAGAAACAAGAGAGGAATCTCGACTGCGCATGATCGCGCAGCAGGAAAAGACCGCAAAATACTTCAACAAAAAAGTCAAAAACAAGCGCTTCGAGGTTGGGGACCTCGTCCTTCGAGATTCCGCTGCATCGCAGCCCACCATCTCAGGGAACCTTAAACCAACATGGGAAGGCCCCTACCAAGTATCAAAGGTCGTCAGCGCAGGAACCTACGAGCTCTCACACCTCGACGGTCAACCAATTAAGAACGCCTGGAACGACATTCACCTCAAGAAATTTTACCAGTAA
- the LOC141683460 gene encoding uncharacterized protein LOC141683460 isoform X1: protein MHDLVGASLQKILNSGVRKEMDKAMMLLVQRASRKNVDEMHLDPSRVGVSGAGHSVSIELLDDQGNKIVEDPGKTVSDVELTELNPRKRGRREVEDINLGGGEFVEPAAAGSGVNKTITLVNSRVLMANTVEHRSKKEHVRDEIQPSERWTGGTTMPLRAFDIFHLPQDAVTFDGRRRGDLADRCKSRARRFLADFMHIMKEFRADGNDEALKRLEAEVGVLKAEKKKLGSNY, encoded by the exons ATGCATGATT TGGTTGGAGCCTCTTTGCAGAAGATTTTAAACAGCGGAGTTAGGAAGGAGATGGATAAGGCTATGATGTTGCTCGTTCAGCGTGCATCGAGGAAGAATGTCGATGAAATGCACCTCGATCCTTCTAGGGTTGGGGTGTCGGGAGCTGGGCATTCTGTGTCCATCGAGTTGTTAGATGATCAAGGAAACAAGATTGTGGAGGATCCTGGGAAGACTGTGTCTGATGTTGAGCTGACGGAGTTGAATCCTCGGAAGAGAGGACGTCGTGAGGTAGAGGATATTAACTTGGGAGGTGGCGAGTTTGTGGAGCCAGCTGCGGCGGGTAGCGGGGTGAATAAGACCATCACCTTGGTCAATAGTAGGGTCCTGATGGCCAATACTGTCGAGCATCGATCTAAAAAAGAGCATGTGAGGGACGAGATTCAGCCCAGTGAGCGTTGGACAGGTGGAACAACTATGCCGCTGAGGGCTTTTGATATCTTTCATCTTCCTCAAGACGCGGTTACTTTCGATGGTCGGCGTCGGGGTGATCTTGCTGACCGGTGTAAGAGTCGAGCTAGGAGG TTCCTCGCGGATTTCATGCATATCATGAAAGAATTCCGAGCCGACGGCAATGACGAGGCTCTCAAGAGACTGGAAGCGGAGGTGGGCGTTCTTAAGGCAGAAAAGAAGAAGCTTGGGTCGAATTATTAG
- the LOC141683460 gene encoding uncharacterized protein LOC141683460 isoform X2 gives MDKAMMLLVQRASRKNVDEMHLDPSRVGVSGAGHSVSIELLDDQGNKIVEDPGKTVSDVELTELNPRKRGRREVEDINLGGGEFVEPAAAGSGVNKTITLVNSRVLMANTVEHRSKKEHVRDEIQPSERWTGGTTMPLRAFDIFHLPQDAVTFDGRRRGDLADRCKSRARRFLADFMHIMKEFRADGNDEALKRLEAEVGVLKAEKKKLGSNY, from the exons ATGGATAAGGCTATGATGTTGCTCGTTCAGCGTGCATCGAGGAAGAATGTCGATGAAATGCACCTCGATCCTTCTAGGGTTGGGGTGTCGGGAGCTGGGCATTCTGTGTCCATCGAGTTGTTAGATGATCAAGGAAACAAGATTGTGGAGGATCCTGGGAAGACTGTGTCTGATGTTGAGCTGACGGAGTTGAATCCTCGGAAGAGAGGACGTCGTGAGGTAGAGGATATTAACTTGGGAGGTGGCGAGTTTGTGGAGCCAGCTGCGGCGGGTAGCGGGGTGAATAAGACCATCACCTTGGTCAATAGTAGGGTCCTGATGGCCAATACTGTCGAGCATCGATCTAAAAAAGAGCATGTGAGGGACGAGATTCAGCCCAGTGAGCGTTGGACAGGTGGAACAACTATGCCGCTGAGGGCTTTTGATATCTTTCATCTTCCTCAAGACGCGGTTACTTTCGATGGTCGGCGTCGGGGTGATCTTGCTGACCGGTGTAAGAGTCGAGCTAGGAGG TTCCTCGCGGATTTCATGCATATCATGAAAGAATTCCGAGCCGACGGCAATGACGAGGCTCTCAAGAGACTGGAAGCGGAGGTGGGCGTTCTTAAGGCAGAAAAGAAGAAGCTTGGGTCGAATTATTAG